A window of Triplophysa dalaica isolate WHDGS20190420 chromosome 7, ASM1584641v1, whole genome shotgun sequence contains these coding sequences:
- the LOC130426124 gene encoding insulin yields MHKSEILLLSLCAGSLVTHSGVFGTRRLCGMQLVEALLLVCGEKGVFYQPGRRVREHNTRVMMRKSALFRRQAAVAVQRGDTYASRDVSKRGIVEQCCVLNCDYYDLENYCNT; encoded by the exons ATGCACAAATCTGAAATTCTTCTTTTGTCACTGTGTGCCGGCTCTCTGGTGACACATAGTGGTGTTTTCGGTACCAGAAGGTTATGTGGCATGCAGCTAGTGGAAGCGCTGCTGCTCGTCTGTGGTGAAAAGGGTGTTTTCTATCAGCCAGGGAGGCGTGTCAGAGAGCACAACACTC GCGTCATGATGAGGAAAAGCGCCCTCTTCCGGCGACAGGCTGCAGTTGCTGTGCAGAGAGGAGACACGTATGCCAGTAGAGACGTTTCAAAGAGAGGCATTGTAGAGCAGTGCTGTGTTCTTAACTGTGATTACTATGATCTGGAGAATTACTGCAATACATAG